The following are encoded in a window of Paenibacillaceae bacterium GAS479 genomic DNA:
- a CDS encoding Ethanolamine ammonia-lyase light chain: MDSLDLEEMTNRIMQELQQRLGKTSEEKGTSQSRINDEFHPQEQLPSAVVESNEPFTGPRHSRRNNIPQPRSAEMLEELQAATPARIGVWRAGTRPLTREMLLFRCDHAGAVDTVYGEVSDKLIEKFQLFQVETLYENTENYLKRPDMGRLLTDESIDRLRAGCQKRAQVQIVVSDGLSANAIEHNLSDVYPALMDSLNAYGLMAGTPIFVKGGRVAVMDHIGEILEPDVLVMLIGERPGLVSSSSMSAYMCYRPRKGMVESARTVLSNIHQGGTPPVEGGAHIGTIVSKMLEQKTSGVKLVI, from the coding sequence ATGGATTCGTTAGATTTGGAGGAAATGACCAACCGAATTATGCAGGAGCTCCAACAGAGGCTTGGCAAGACATCGGAGGAAAAGGGGACGAGTCAAAGCCGCATCAATGACGAATTCCATCCACAGGAACAGCTGCCGTCTGCCGTGGTGGAATCAAACGAACCGTTTACTGGGCCAAGGCATAGCCGGAGAAACAATATACCACAGCCGCGTTCGGCGGAAATGCTGGAGGAGCTGCAAGCTGCGACGCCTGCCCGAATTGGCGTATGGAGAGCGGGGACGCGGCCGTTAACCCGGGAAATGCTGCTTTTCCGCTGTGATCACGCTGGAGCTGTGGACACAGTCTATGGCGAAGTTAGCGATAAACTTATAGAGAAGTTTCAGCTTTTTCAAGTAGAAACGCTCTACGAGAATACGGAAAACTATTTGAAACGCCCCGATATGGGCAGGCTGCTGACGGATGAGAGCATTGACCGGTTGCGAGCAGGATGCCAGAAGCGGGCGCAAGTGCAAATTGTCGTCTCGGACGGGTTGAGCGCCAACGCGATTGAGCATAATCTCTCTGACGTGTACCCCGCGTTGATGGACTCTCTTAACGCTTATGGGCTGATGGCGGGCACGCCGATATTCGTCAAGGGCGGACGTGTGGCGGTGATGGATCATATCGGAGAAATATTGGAACCGGATGTCCTCGTTATGCTGATTGGCGAGCGGCCTGGGCTCGTGTCTTCCTCATCGATGAGCGCTTATATGTGTTACCGGCCTAGAAAGGGAATGGTGGAATCGGCCCGTACCGTGCTGTCCAATATTCATCAGGGAGGAACGCCGCCCGTTGAAGGAGGAGCGCATATCGGCACAATCGTCTCCAAGATGCTGGAGCAAAAAACGAGCGGAGTAAAGCTTGTCATATAG
- a CDS encoding Ethanolamine ammonia-lyase heavy chain yields MNLSTTVLGKTYTFRHLKEVMAKANEEKSGDQLAGLAADNAKERMAAKWVLAHLTLSDIRENPLLPPEDDEVSRVIEEDINEKIYAEIRNWSVAELREYLLASTTGTDEIRRISRGLTSEMIAAVAKVMSNLDLIQAAAKIEVITHCNTSIGQRGVLSGRAQPNHPADDVTGIQAALYEALSYGIGDAVIGINPVIDTTDSVKAIMNMTKEVMDKWNIPTQNCVLAHISTQMRAIRNGGYADLIFQSLAGSQAGNTSFGIDLALLNEADALVRSQGTSAGPNFWYFETGQGSELSGGAHHGIDQVTLEARCYGLARRFKPFLVNTVVGFIGPEYLYDGRQVTRAGLEDHFMGKLHLLPMGVDVCYTNHMKVDQNDMDNLSVLLTAAGVNFLIGVAMADDCMLNYQSTSFHDIATLRETLRRRPAPAFERWLENMGIMANGKLTADAGDPTIFHSFR; encoded by the coding sequence ATGAATCTATCAACGACGGTGCTCGGCAAAACGTATACTTTTCGTCATTTAAAGGAAGTAATGGCGAAAGCCAACGAAGAGAAGTCCGGGGACCAGCTCGCAGGCCTTGCGGCCGATAATGCCAAAGAACGAATGGCGGCGAAGTGGGTGCTGGCCCATTTGACCTTATCCGATATTCGCGAAAACCCCCTTCTGCCGCCCGAAGACGATGAAGTGTCCCGGGTGATTGAGGAAGATATAAATGAGAAAATCTATGCCGAAATCCGCAACTGGTCCGTTGCCGAACTGCGCGAGTACTTGCTTGCTTCCACGACCGGAACGGACGAGATCAGGCGCATCTCCAGAGGATTGACGAGCGAAATGATCGCGGCTGTCGCCAAGGTGATGAGCAATCTGGATTTAATTCAAGCCGCCGCTAAAATCGAAGTCATTACCCACTGCAACACTTCCATCGGCCAGCGCGGCGTGTTATCAGGAAGGGCGCAGCCTAACCATCCGGCCGACGATGTGACCGGCATTCAGGCGGCCTTGTATGAGGCGTTGAGCTACGGGATCGGAGACGCCGTGATTGGCATCAATCCCGTCATCGATACAACGGACAGCGTAAAAGCGATCATGAACATGACTAAGGAAGTCATGGACAAATGGAACATCCCGACGCAAAACTGCGTCCTGGCGCATATTTCCACGCAAATGCGGGCGATCAGAAACGGCGGTTATGCGGATCTCATCTTTCAGAGTCTTGCAGGCTCGCAAGCCGGGAACACGTCATTCGGCATCGATCTTGCGCTGCTGAACGAGGCGGATGCGCTTGTTCGCAGCCAAGGCACATCCGCCGGGCCGAACTTCTGGTATTTTGAGACGGGGCAAGGCTCGGAGCTGTCCGGAGGCGCTCACCACGGCATCGATCAGGTGACGCTGGAAGCGCGCTGTTACGGATTGGCGAGAAGATTTAAGCCGTTTCTCGTAAACACCGTTGTCGGTTTTATCGGTCCGGAATATTTGTATGACGGCAGACAAGTTACCCGCGCAGGGCTGGAAGACCACTTTATGGGCAAGCTGCATCTACTGCCGATGGGTGTTGACGTCTGTTATACGAACCATATGAAGGTGGATCAGAACGACATGGATAACTTGTCGGTGCTGCTGACGGCGGCAGGCGTTAATTTCCTGATCGGTGTTGCGATGGCGGACGACTGCATGCTGAACTATCAATCGACAAGCTTCCACGATATCGCGACTTTAAGAGAAACGCTCAGGCGCAGGCCGGCGCCTGCATTTGAGCGATGGCTGGAGAATATGGGGATTATGGCAAACGGCAAGCTGACGGCAGACGCCGGAGACCCGACGATATTCCATTCATTTCGATAG